Below is a window of Luteitalea sp. DNA.
GCCAGGCGTCAGCTGGCGGCGCGGGTTCCGAAACACCGCCCGACCCTGGATCGTGCCTGTCGCCGGATCGACCTGGTTGTCGAGAAAGTTCATCTGGCCTTCACGAGGAAATCCCGTGTCGCTAGCAATCGCCATCTGAATCGGAAGGCGCGAAAGGTCCGGACGGGTCCCACCCCCGTCGCCGGCAAGATTCTGGTATCGAAGGAAGATTCGCTCGTCCGCATCGAAGTACGCATAGATGGGGTCCAGCGAGACAACGGTGGTGAGTAGGGTGGCCTCCCCGGGACCGGTCGACACCAAGTTGCCCTGGGTGACAATCGCGCGACTCACGCGACCCGACACTGGGGCGGTGACTTGTGTGAACTCCAGGTTCAGCTCGGCGGCGCGCAGGGCTGCTGCTACCGCGTCCACCTGGGCCGCGGACTCCTCCGCAAAGGCGGCACGTCGCTCCTGCTCCTCGAGAGACATGGCGTTCTGGGCACGCAACCGCTCCGCGCGCTGCGCCTCCAGGCGTGCACGCTGAACGGTGGCACGCGTACGCGCCAGCTCCGCCCGCAACCGATCGACCTCGGCCTGGAAAGGACGCGGGTCGATCTGGAAGAGCAGCGCGCCCGCTTTCACGAGTGCCCCTTCGGTGAACAACACCTTTGAAACATATCCCGACACGCGCGGGCGCACTTCAACGGTTTCGACGGCCTCGAGGCGTCCCGTGAACTCGTCCCACTCGGTCACGTCACGATGCAGCACTTCGGCCACGGTCACCTTCGGCGGCGGGGGATCCGCGGGCTGCGCGGCGGTTCGCGAGCAGGCGGAGAGTACGGCAGCAAACAACACGATGAGCCCATAACTCACCAAGCGGCGAGTCCGGTATGACATACGAACGTTGTATGGTTCCAAGCCAGCTTCCTCCTTCCAACCTATTCGCAGAATCTGGCAATCCGTCTCAAACTCTTTCTTCGACGCGAGTCTTGGATCGAGAGTTTCAATTTCTCTGCGGAGAGGGCCTGCGCTGCGGCGTCGATGTCTGCTCGCCAATTGGAAGGGACGTGGCGCGGCCAAGACCGCGCCCTACCGCTATCCTGAGTATGTTCGGTAAGGCGGCCTATCGGGCCGCCGCTTCCGTCTCTATCCTGAGCATTCTTGGCAGGGCGACCCGGTGAGGCCGCCGCGCCCTCTTCCCGCTTTGTAGACGAGTGACGCGGGCGGATTTCGACATGAGCCCCCAATCTCATGATGGCTGGTGCTCACCCTCTTCCACAATTGGACAGAGGCCTGATCCTTGCGTCGCCCGTGCGGACCACGCTTGGCTCCGGCAGATGGCCGAGACCGATCTCCTACTTTCGACCGATACCGAGATGGGACTAATGTTGGATAATGTAGAGATGCATACTGGCCCCTGCGACGGCGACCAGCCCTCAAACCTCTCTCCGGCGCAGCTTCGTGAGGCGTTCGAGCGTGAGACGGCCGAGCGCCGGCGGTTCGAATGCTTGGCCAAGATCCAGAGCGATGCGGTCCAGCTCGCGCTCGATCTGCTCGTCAGCGAGCCGGACATCGCCGGCTTCTTTCGCGCCTTTACCAAGACGATGGTCGAGGAATGCGAGAGCCACGCGTGCGGCGTGTGGCTGATCGATGACGACCATCGAAGCTGTGACCTGTGGATGGCGTACTTGAAGGATCGCATGTTCACGCCGGGCACCGCCGACTGGGATGCCCTGGCGCTGCCGCG
It encodes the following:
- a CDS encoding efflux RND transporter periplasmic adaptor subunit, which encodes MSYRTRRLVSYGLIVLFAAVLSACSRTAAQPADPPPPKVTVAEVLHRDVTEWDEFTGRLEAVETVEVRPRVSGYVSKVLFTEGALVKAGALLFQIDPRPFQAEVDRLRAELARTRATVQRARLEAQRAERLRAQNAMSLEEQERRAAFAEESAAQVDAVAAALRAAELNLEFTQVTAPVSGRVSRAIVTQGNLVSTGPGEATLLTTVVSLDPIYAYFDADERIFLRYQNLAGDGGGTRPDLSRLPIQMAIASDTGFPREGQMNFLDNQVDPATGTIQGRAVFRNPRRQLTPGLFVRLRLAGNGSSRALLVQDRAVGTDLDKKFVYVVEDNGTVAYRTVTLGPLVDGMRVIRSGLKPGDRVVINGLQRVRPGVKVEPVVVAMDATEATPDGEPAPGEVAEAQE